The genomic DNA TATTCCAAACCGGGAATAAACGAACCTTTTGGAGCGGCGCTGTAAAGTCCCTGGATTGCAAAAATATCCGCGAAATTAAGGCCAATGGCATGAACTTCCAAAGTAATTTCGTTTTCTCCGGGTTCGGAAAGTTCTTCCTCTCGCCTTTCCAAATGATCCAAAGATCCTTTGGTATCGACTCTGTAAACAGTGCGGATCATGAGGGCATTTTGCCGGGCATTTTGATATTCTTAAAGGAAAAAAACTGCGCAGGGAGATTTCTTTCCAAACCTGCGGAAGGATCTATTACCGATTCGAAACCTTTTTTCATTCAATTCCTGGATCGCTTGCCAAAAAGAAAATAGACGCAGAAACGCAACCAACCACGGCTCTTTTCGATTTTCCTTCGATGGGTTACCAAATCTAAAAACTATTTGGACGGAAAAATTTCTTTTAGAAAATTCCGCAATTCGATCCAAGAGCGACGATCGGCCTTTTCATTATAGGCGGCGCCTTTCGAATTATCATTACCCGCTTCCTTAATCGTAAAGGAATGAACAGCTCCCCCGTACGAAACAAATTGCCAGTCTATCTTTGCCTTTCTCATTTCCTCTTGAAAGGCGGCCACTTCTTCGGGTTTTACGAAAGGATCGTCCGCCCCGTGCATAGCCAAGACCTTGCCTTTGATTACGTTCGATTCTTCGGGCTTCGAAGTCGATAGGCCGCCATGAAAGCTGATCGTCCCTTTTAAAGGCGCCCCAGTACGAGCGAGTTCCAAAGCTGCGGTTCCGCCGAAACAGTAACCAAGAATCGCCAAATTATCGGGATCTACATGAGACTGACTCTTTAGCGTATCCAAGGCTGCCTGTGCTCTAGCACGAAGTAATTTTCGGTCACCCTCTCTGAAGGAACCGGCCAATTTTGCCGCCTCTTCGTTCGACTTCGGCCGCACTCCTTTGCCATAAATGTCCGCAGCAAAAGCCACGTATCCGAGAGTCGCAAGCTGTATCGCTCTGTTTTTCGTATTTTCGCCTAGACCAAACCAATCGTGAACAAGAATGATTCCAGGAGCCTTTCTATCCTTTCCTTCAGGATAGGCTAAGAAACCTTCCAACGTCGTATCGCCTTGCTTATATTCTACGATCTCCGTCTTTACTTTTGCGGAAACCGAGCTTGCAATAAGCATCAGTGCAGTGAAAGCTATTAAGAAATTTTTCATGAATCGTTTTTCCTTGGTGGAACCATTTCGGATAGTTGATAGACGAACCATAATAGAAGTCATGTCGGGGAAAAATCGACTCTTTTTGAAAATATTTAAGAGAGTTAAGCAATTAAGCCAAAGGATTAGATGAAGTGATCGGAATTAAAAATAAACCACTCGCATATCGATTCCACCGTGAGTGACATGAATAGTTTCCGACCGGGTTCCAATTCCTCGCAAAAACAAAGACCAGGAATCTTCATCAGGACATAGAACAAAACCTGAAATTTCTGCAGGAAGTTGCCACCAATCTTTTAAAACTTCCGCTAAATGTCTGAAAAGGTTTTCGGAACCCGGTTGTTTCATTCTCAAACCGTAAGGCGGATTGATTGGCATCCAAAGTTTGGCAGGTTTACCGAGAGAAGACCATATTTCCTTCGGAGAAAGGGAAAAGAAATCACCTGCATCTCCGGATATACTCAACTTAGAATCGGGCTTTCGAGTCCGAATAAAATTCTGAAAGTCGGAACTTCTTTCTTCTAAATATGAAAAGATTTCGGATTCCTTTTCGTTCCACCAAGCGAGAATCGACGTCCCTTCGCCTTTCTCTCCGATTCTTTTTCTCAGAAATTCCCATGTTGTTTTAGGAAATTCTTCTAGGTCTTGAAATAAAAAAGCTCTCTCATAATGGGGAAATCCCACTCCTAACAGCAAAGAACTGGCTTCCCATACGAAAGTTCCGGATCCTGCAAAAGGTACGAGAACGGCTTCAGGATCCGGAAGATTCTTTTCCAATCGGCTTAGAAGAAAAAGGGCAAGATCCTCTCGTAAGGGAGCGGATTTGGAAAGAGGACGAAAATTTCCCCGTTTAAAAAGAGGTTCGCCGGCAAAACTTAAGGAAAGAATTAAATCGTCGCCGATGCATAAAGCGTTCAGCTCCGTATTATTAGCCGACTCAAATTCCTCTTTTCGCGGGTATGTCTCCTCCCAAAGAAATTGAAGATCCTCTCTCGTGATTTCGGTTCGCCCGCGTATTTGCGGATGAAATCGAACTCCCCAAGTCGGCGGTAGAAGTTTTGCTTCCCTTAAAGATTCGATCAATCCGGAAAAGCTGAAATCTTCCGACAAAAAAAACTTACCTAAGTTAAGGCGAATATCGCGAGCCCACGGAACTCTCACCAAAACTTCCAAAGCTTGGCGAAAATTCGCTTTTTCTAATATAAATTTTTCGGGAAAAACCGTGAAGCTCGGCGTATGAGTTCTCGGCAAAAAAGGACCGCCGATAATCGATTCCAATACCTGTTCGGTCTCCTTTGCACACCCGGGAGGTAACAGAAATTCCCAACGCTGCGGTCTTCCGGGCTTCCATTTGGGAAATTTCCAATCCATACGGATTACTTTTTCCGGGGGTCTTCCGAAGCAAAGGGAAAAAGGTCATACAAAATCTACTTTGCTAAAAGAAATCTCTTATAGTTCTTCGCATTCCGTCTGGCTCTGATTTGCTCCAGAATTAAATTTCCCAAAAGAAACGACGGAACTTTAGGATCCTTGCCTTTGGCCATTCTGCTGAACTGCACCCTTAAAGCGGACATCTTAGATAGCGAATTGAATGTGGGATTCGAAAGATCCGGAATATCTACTTGTATACTTTCAAGTTCACCGGAAATTAATTTAGAAGCACAATCCGGATTTAAGGCAAAAGGAGCTCCTATCCCTATCATATCGACCGCATGGGATCGAATCGCTTCTTCCATAATCGAACGCGAGCGGAATCCTCCAGTCGCCATTAAAGGCATTTTTGCCGACTTGCTTGCTTTCCGAGCGAACTCCAAAAAGTAAGCTTCACGAGGACTCGTTCCTGTTTTTGAATTTCCTTGCATCGCCGGAGATTCATAATTTCCCCCCGAAATTTCTAGCAAATCGATTCCGGTATTATTAAGCATTTCAATCACTTTGATCGCATCAGATTCTTCGAATCCTCCTTTTTGAAAGTCCGCCGAATTCAATTTAACTCCCACGCAAAACTCCCGTTTGGTGGTGGCGCGAATTCCTTTTACTATTTCGAGCAAAATTTTCGCTCTGTTTTCGAGCGTTCCTCCCCATTCGTCGGTTCGGAGATTCGTTAACGGCGATAGAAATTGACTCAATAAATAACCGTGTGCCGAATGAACTTCCACCCCATGAAAACCGGCCGCTTCCGCAAGTTTCGCCGCATTGACGAATCGATCGATGATGCGCTTAATTTCGTCCGAAGTTAAAGCTCTTGGAGTTCCGAAAATCTTAGCGAGGAACCTACCCGGAATTTGGACTTTTACCGCAGAAGGAGCTACAGGCGTTTCTGCAATGAATCCGAAGACCTGCCTTCCCGGATGATTAATCTGCATCCAAAGCTTAGATCCTTTAGCTTGAGCCACCTCCGCTAATCGTTGAAAAGGTTCTATATTTCCGTCTCGAACAATTACGTTACCGGGCCCGGTCAATGCGGTGCGGTCGATCATCATGTTACCGGTAATCAATAGCCCGGCGCCTCCGCGAGCCCAGCGTTCGTAAAGATGAAACATATTCTCTCCCGGAAGAAAGTTTTTATCCGCGAGACCTTCTTCCATAGCGGCTTTTGCGATTCGATTTGGAAGGACTGAACCGTTAGGAAGTGTTAGCGATTGCGACAAGACGGAAAGGGAACCCATGGAAAACTCCGAATTTCAAAAAGATTTCCTACCCATCGGTATTTATTAGGAAAAATTCGTCAAACAAAAATTCCTACCAGTTGGTATTTATTTTTATCAAGGATATATTTCCCATTTGACCAGGCAGGTCTAAATTTTAGAAAGAACGAAGAAAACTATGTCTAAAAATGCCGGTTGGAAGAAACTTCCTGAGGGAATTCGAAGAGAATCCATATTAGAGGGGGCAATGCGTTGCTTTTTCAGCAAAGGATTCGAAAAAACCTCCGTTCAAGACATTGCAGATGCTGCCGGATTGACGAAAGGCGGAATCTACTTCCACTTTGAAAGCAAGGAAGATATCCGGGATACCTTGATTCGAGAATTTTTGAATCTGGATCGGTTAGGATTCCAAGAGCCTGAAGTTGCCTCTCTGCCTGCTCATCTTCGCCTGGGTGAATATCTTGAACGACTTGCAAATCGACTCGCAATCGAAGGAAACTGCTCGCCTCGCTTGTTTGCCGAGGCGACCGCGAACGGCGGAATGATGGAAGACGAAATCATCGCTTTTTATGATTCGCTCGAAACCATCTTTACGACCACAATCGAAGAAGGCCAGCAAAATGGAACGCTCGTAGCAAGCGTTTCTGCTTCCGTTCTCGCTCGAACCATATTGGCTGCCTTTGATGGTTTGCAAATTCAATCCGATATATCCCCGACACGTAGAGAGTTACAGAGCCGGGGACGAGATGTTTTGCGTTCGTTCTTTAAGAATTTACTTTTTGTACATAAACCGGACTGCGATTAAGATCAGTACATTGACGTTACTGCTTCAAAGCGGCGACTCCCGCTCTAGCGACTTGACCGTCCTGCGTTGATTGCGCTCCGGAAACGCCGATCGCACCTATAATTTTTCCATCCATCAGAATTAATTCGCCGCCTTCCAACGGGGCAATTCCTTGGATCGCAAGGATTCGCAACCCGATACCACCGTTCGCAATCGCCTCCTCGAGACTTTTTGAAGGCCTTTTAAAATTATTAGCAGTCGACGCTTTTAATTTTGCAACCTCGCTCGAGCCCAACTGCGTTCCGTCCAACTTCTGGAATAAAACCAAATTTCCACCTGCGTCCACTATCGCGATCGCCATAAGCCAATTATTTTTCTTGGCTTCCGCTTCCGCTGCAGCCATTACTTTTTTTGCCTGCTCCAAAGTAATGGGATTTCCGTAAACAAGCGGCAGTGATTGTGCAAATGTCATTTTAGATCCTCCTAATAGAACTACGATAAATAGTAGAATCAACTTATTCATCGCAAAAATTTTACTCATTCTTACATGCATAGATATTCTCCTCGAAAGGTTTTCAGTATTCCAATGGATGCCAAAAGCCGCTCGATATTTTTAAGGTTGTTAGTTCCGTTCCATTTCCTCTTGCAGGATCGGGACGAAATTGAAATTGGCGGGAGAAATTCGCGTTAAAATCGAGAATTTCCGAAATTGAGAAATCGATGAAAGTCTCCATCGATCATTTTTAGAATATGAAATGAAAACAAAAAGTCAACTGAAAATGTTTAAGAGAATCGGTACTGTTAAAAGAAGAAGGTCCCTTTAGCTGATATCTATAGCGAACCGGGGTTCACGGGTTTAGAAATAGTCGATGATCTTGTGATTCTATAGGAAATACTAGAATAAGGTACAGGGTTTCCCCACCCTTCCTGGGCGCGGGCCGGTCGGTGGTTCCGCGTGAATCCATAACACAGTTTCAAAAATAGGGAAAGTCTTTTTTTTTTAAAATGTATGTAGGAGCTCCTACATACATTTTTTTGAATCATTTTCTAAAATTCAGGCGAGACAAACTCTCCGAGATTTTCCCGGGGACGAATCGAAAATCTATATTTTCTTTTCCCGATCTGCTCCGGATTATACCAGCGAACTTCATAAATCGCCATACCATCTCCGGTATTCCCGATTTTTTTCACTTCAATATCTACGCCACGATCATTAACGATCTCGCCGTCAGATAAGAGAGGTTTCCATTCGTGGCCTTCATCCTTATATTCAATGGATACGAGAGTGTCATGCAGAGAAATTTTTGAAGGACCGACATCCCGGTAACGAAAAACCCAATGCTTTTCCGAATTTTCTTCAGCGAGAACCAATTGCGGAATCTTAACGATTTCCCGGCTTCCGGAAAAGGATTTCATGGAAGGATAATGATCCTTTGCGTCGAGCTCGTATTCCCAGGATGACGGAAAAGATTCCTTTCCGCCAGACGAAGGTAAATTCTTTGTCAAGTCCACCAAATGAGCCTGCAAGAACGGCTGAGTACCCGGGCCAAACAGGGTGTGACCTCCTTCATAATGTTGGCGCGTATATTCTTCAGGCGTAGTAACATATCCGAAATAACCGTTTGCGCAGCTGATAACGGATGCATTCTTAATCGATCCGTTCGCCTGAACTGCAGCTTCCACGAATCGCCGGCCGGATTCTTTCGTAACTTCAAACGGTAACGGCAAAAGTAACGTATCACCGACTCTTACCGACTGAAATAGAAGTTTATGAGGAAATTTTGATTTAGGCAATACGATCGGTTGCAAGTATTTAAATCCTACGATGCGTTTATGCCCCTGACATCCTCCGGTAAAGAACCACCTAGGCCATCCTTCCGCAAAGAAAGGAGCCCAAAAAAGAATCGGAGTTTGACCGTCTTCCGCTCCACCCGTCAATGCAGTTCCGACATAGGGACGATCACAAATCTCGGCCTCTCCAAATTTAGGTTCCTCATATACGTCGACTTCTTTCGAGTTAAACGAAACATTTGCGTCGGAATGCAAAGAAGCACCTATCGAATCGAAAAGATCTAATGCACGTTTTCCGATCGCTTCTCCGATCCGTTTCGATTCGATAAAACCCTGCATAGATTCCCGATAGTCAGGAGAGTTATCTCCGTGCGTGGAATTATTCAGAGCATGAATCGGATCCCAACTTGGTTTATAATCTATGCGAATCTTCTTTTCCAACATTCTTTCCGGATATGCGAAGACATCGGCATTTACGACTTCGGTAGAATCTGGTATCGTCGTACCATGTACCGAGAACGTACTAAACGCTCCAAGAGGCTTAAACTTACCGTCCTTATCTTGAGCATCGATCCGAATCATTATCAATTCCGGATTAATCGTCTGATATTGAATCTCCGGCTTTAATTCCGTAAAACCGGAATTTTTATTCGCACGATAGGCGTCTAAGGAGCGGTTACGAGTCAGCCCCCACACAAGAGTTTTACCGGAACCGATTTTTGCCGGTCGCGCACTCTTGTATGCTTCCTGAACAGCAATCGTTAAACGATCTAAAACGAATTCCGTCCAAGCCTTGTCGAATCCCGGCTTATTGGATGCGAATTCATTATAAAAGTTATTATCATAGAAATTGGCCGGCGCGGAATGAGTATGCGTCCCGGCGAATACGATTCCTCCGAAAGAAATATCGGTGGTAGATGTAAGTCTTTCCGCCAGTAAATGATGAATCAATAGCGATCCGGATAAAAGATCGCTCTGAATTAAAACGACAGGATCGTTTGCATCTTTTTTAATATAAAAAACCCGTGCATAGATTCTGGTCCGAAATCCTTTTTCCGTCTCAGCCAACATAGAGTAACCTGCCAGGGGCATGCCCGGCGGAGGGGTCAAATCGATCTTGGAAACACCCGCAACTAAACCCTTAGTCTTGGATGACATATCCGGTTTTTTATAAGTAATTTTATATTGAGCTGTACTTCCACAGGCAAGCAGCAGTAAGGCGATTTGGATTATCACTGCGATTGCAAGCCATCGTTTTCTTTTCTTATTTTGAACGGCGTTCATTCCCCCTCCGGGAGTTGGTTTTTCAACTATATTAAAGGAAGTCCTTGCTATCATAAGAATTAAAATTCGGCAAGGACTTTCGATCTCAAGAAGAATACGAAATCTGCTTACAAACCAATTATATCCGTCTAAGAAATGAGCGGATTCTGGCTTTAAAAGTGAGAAAAGAAAAACGGTTTTTACTAAAATTTTTAATGAGAAAGAAATTACCAAAAATAGATCAGAGCTTCTCGTGACCGGTCTTCTTTTTTTTTTACAGAAAACCCATTAATGAAAATGAGTTTATTCTGCCATGTTACTTAGATAGATTAAAGCAGCCACGCATTGACGGCGTTAAATAAGAATGATTTTTTGAAAATCTTCCTCTTTGATTTGTCAAATAACTCGAATAATATATTGAACCGACGTAGAAGCTGGGGCCGTTTCATTCCCGGTCCTAGGAACTCCGTTTACGCCGTCCGTTGTTGGAATTCCAACTTGTATCACTGCAGCTTGGAAGGAGATTGGTCCTGATGGATATACCGATCCTGGTGCAATACCGAGAGCGTCAGGCGGAGCATGTTTATGACCTTGAAATTGATCTTGATTTTCTTGTCCGGTAGCGCCGCCGTCGTAATTCCCACCGGCCGCCTTCAATCTCGAAGCATGTTGCCCTGCACCTCGCGCAAATACTCCGCGACGATCCGGTAATGTGAACGTAGTCGAGCCGTCTCCGAAACCATATTGGATATGAGAAATCAGATCGCCGGTTTGGTTGGAAGTCAATGCAACGATCGCCCCACCCGGAGTTAACGAAATTTGAAAGTCGTTAGTCGTCGGGTTAACGACGAAATAAGGTGTATTCGTAGTAATTCCTCCCCCTGTAAAAGAGAATTTCACTAATTGGCCTGCAGCCAGTCCGTGCGCCGAGGATTGAACTTTACCCGTCGCCGGAATTAAACCTGAAATCGTTCGATGAATTAAAGTCCACAAAGCGGAAAAAGTCGATCTAGATATTGCTTGCCCGTTTGCCGCTAAAAAATTAGCAGGAATATTCGGAAAATCAAACTCAATCACACCACCTAATGGCACTGCAACTTGGGAAAAAGTATTCGTCAAAGAATCGATCTGAGATTGCAAATTCGCGATCTGCATCTGCAACGAATTATCGTTTGCGTAAAGAGACGTATATTCTGCATCAAAAAGCAGGCCGTCATTCGGAGTGGAACGATCCCAAGCTCTCGTTTTATTCGGATTGGGGATAGACATGATGAAGATATCTCCTTAAGTGTAATATCTGAACGCTGGGATTATAGAGTTCCGGCCATTATTTAATAAAACTTAATTTCTAATAATTAATACGATTCATTATACATTTGAAAAGACGTATTTAAGCAAATCCCTTCGCCGCCCCATCAAAGTTTACTAATTCCTCACATTCATTATTGTACTCTAATGATATATTGAACGGCTGTCGAAGCAGGTGTCGTTTCGCTTCCAATTCTCGGGCTTCCATTCGTTCCGTCCGATATTGGGTCCGTTACGCGAACGGCTGAAGTTTGGCTGAAAGCGGAGGAATTAATCTGATCAGCTAACCCCCCAACAAGATTACTATAATTGCTCGGCACTTCTCTTTTATTATGCCAGTGCCCTTGAAACATATCCTGATTTTCCTGCCCTATCGCCCCCCCATTGTAATTGCCCCCAGCTGCCTTCGCTCTTGACGCATGCTGGCCGGCTCCGCGAGGGAAAATTCCTCTACGATCCGGAAGAGTAAATGTGGTCGAACCATCGCCGAAGCCGTATTGTATGTGGGAGATCATGTCTCCCGTTTGATTGGCCGTGAGGGCAATTGCTGAGCCGCCGGAGGTTAAAGAAATCTGAAAGTCGTTAGATGTCGGATTGATCACATAATATGAAGTATTCGCAGAAACCCCGCCGCCAGCGAATGAAAATTTCACTAATTGTCCGGCAGTTAAACCGTGAGAGGCTGACTGAATCCGGCTCGCGGCGGGGTCCATACCGGAAACAGTTCTATGAACTTTCGTCCAGAGCAGGGAATAAACGGTCCTAGAAACTGCTTGGCCATTTGCAATCTGAAATCCAGGCGGAATATCCGGAAAATCATATTCGATAATCGCTCCTAGCGGGACATTCGATTGACCGATTGCCGCGCTCAATGCGTTGATCTGCGCCTGAAGATTCGCAATATCCGCGTCTCTCTGAGATTGTAAGGCGTTATCATTCGCATAAAGACTGTTAAACTCCACGTCCAATAAAACTCCGTCGTTCGGAGTGTTCTTATCCCAAGTTCTCGATTTATTCGGATTCGGAATGCCCATTATATTGCAGTCTCCTTCAGTTTAAAATCGTACACTAACGTGCTATCTTTCGGTTTTGAATCGAAGAAATCTTTGAATACCAATCGTCCTCCGGAAAAAAAGGCCAGTTCATTTAGGTTATCGCCGTTCAATTCGGAATAGGATAATGATATCGTATATTCCCGAGTCCCGTCCGGAAGGAGTTGTATATGGATAGGTTTACGAGAAAGTTCATGCGTTAGTCCTGTATCCGAAGGCCCGGGCGGAGCGATTCCTCCGTCACCGATAGCTCCTTGATCGATAGCATAGTTGGCCTGCGGATTTCTCAAAGTTAATCCGTCGAAGAAACTAGTTCCATCCAATACGCCTCGCCTAGCGGTATATTCTCGTCCATTGCTTTCTATGAATAAAAAGCGTATTCTAGTTTTTGCATATACTCCCGCAGGACGAATCGAGTCGACAGCTTTCGCTAGGAGAGTCGGAACTTTTAGATGATTTACATCCCCCTCCACGTCCAATTCGAAGGAAGCGGGACTTTTCGAGCTCGGGTCCAAAGGCTCCAATCCATCCAATAAAGATAATGCATCCAAATATATCGAATCGAGATCGCTATAGAGTTCCTGCGGAATAAATACCGTTCCGTTTTCCAAACCGGCAATATTTTTACCGATTTCGATTATTTCAGGCAATGTTCCTTTTGCTA from Leptospira fainei serovar Hurstbridge str. BUT 6 includes the following:
- a CDS encoding dienelactone hydrolase family protein; the protein is MKNFLIAFTALMLIASSVSAKVKTEIVEYKQGDTTLEGFLAYPEGKDRKAPGIILVHDWFGLGENTKNRAIQLATLGYVAFAADIYGKGVRPKSNEEAAKLAGSFREGDRKLLRARAQAALDTLKSQSHVDPDNLAILGYCFGGTAALELARTGAPLKGTISFHGGLSTSKPEESNVIKGKVLAMHGADDPFVKPEEVAAFQEEMRKAKIDWQFVSYGGAVHSFTIKEAGNDNSKGAAYNEKADRRSWIELRNFLKEIFPSK
- a CDS encoding NADH:flavin oxidoreductase/NADH oxidase family protein, translating into MGSLSVLSQSLTLPNGSVLPNRIAKAAMEEGLADKNFLPGENMFHLYERWARGGAGLLITGNMMIDRTALTGPGNVIVRDGNIEPFQRLAEVAQAKGSKLWMQINHPGRQVFGFIAETPVAPSAVKVQIPGRFLAKIFGTPRALTSDEIKRIIDRFVNAAKLAEAAGFHGVEVHSAHGYLLSQFLSPLTNLRTDEWGGTLENRAKILLEIVKGIRATTKREFCVGVKLNSADFQKGGFEESDAIKVIEMLNNTGIDLLEISGGNYESPAMQGNSKTGTSPREAYFLEFARKASKSAKMPLMATGGFRSRSIMEEAIRSHAVDMIGIGAPFALNPDCASKLISGELESIQVDIPDLSNPTFNSLSKMSALRVQFSRMAKGKDPKVPSFLLGNLILEQIRARRNAKNYKRFLLAK
- a CDS encoding TetR/AcrR family transcriptional regulator, which gives rise to MSKNAGWKKLPEGIRRESILEGAMRCFFSKGFEKTSVQDIADAAGLTKGGIYFHFESKEDIRDTLIREFLNLDRLGFQEPEVASLPAHLRLGEYLERLANRLAIEGNCSPRLFAEATANGGMMEDEIIAFYDSLETIFTTTIEEGQQNGTLVASVSASVLARTILAAFDGLQIQSDISPTRRELQSRGRDVLRSFFKNLLFVHKPDCD
- a CDS encoding GlcG/HbpS family heme-binding protein, coding for MTFAQSLPLVYGNPITLEQAKKVMAAAEAEAKKNNWLMAIAIVDAGGNLVLFQKLDGTQLGSSEVAKLKASTANNFKRPSKSLEEAIANGGIGLRILAIQGIAPLEGGELILMDGKIIGAIGVSGAQSTQDGQVARAGVAALKQ
- a CDS encoding neutral/alkaline non-lysosomal ceramidase N-terminal domain-containing protein, with the translated sequence MNAVQNKKRKRWLAIAVIIQIALLLLACGSTAQYKITYKKPDMSSKTKGLVAGVSKIDLTPPPGMPLAGYSMLAETEKGFRTRIYARVFYIKKDANDPVVLIQSDLLSGSLLIHHLLAERLTSTTDISFGGIVFAGTHTHSAPANFYDNNFYNEFASNKPGFDKAWTEFVLDRLTIAVQEAYKSARPAKIGSGKTLVWGLTRNRSLDAYRANKNSGFTELKPEIQYQTINPELIMIRIDAQDKDGKFKPLGAFSTFSVHGTTIPDSTEVVNADVFAYPERMLEKKIRIDYKPSWDPIHALNNSTHGDNSPDYRESMQGFIESKRIGEAIGKRALDLFDSIGASLHSDANVSFNSKEVDVYEEPKFGEAEICDRPYVGTALTGGAEDGQTPILFWAPFFAEGWPRWFFTGGCQGHKRIVGFKYLQPIVLPKSKFPHKLLFQSVRVGDTLLLPLPFEVTKESGRRFVEAAVQANGSIKNASVISCANGYFGYVTTPEEYTRQHYEGGHTLFGPGTQPFLQAHLVDLTKNLPSSGGKESFPSSWEYELDAKDHYPSMKSFSGSREIVKIPQLVLAEENSEKHWVFRYRDVGPSKISLHDTLVSIEYKDEGHEWKPLLSDGEIVNDRGVDIEVKKIGNTGDGMAIYEVRWYNPEQIGKRKYRFSIRPRENLGEFVSPEF